The sequence below is a genomic window from Nicotiana tomentosiformis chromosome 6, ASM39032v3, whole genome shotgun sequence.
atcctcctcaaaattctgccccagtttaagtGCGTACTTCTGGCGATTCATTCCTTGGCGATTCCGAACATGATGAGATCGGGCAAACTCGAGttcttgccccagtttctgaccataggggggaatgaaaattttattatgatgtgaccgaacccgcagggttgcctacatatcccctcttaaacgggaatcaggtcaagcgtagttcagttatatcaaatagaaagtgcaaacataaacttaaacataatatctcttgactgcatccgaattgataggttttggccaaatctctccatctatttctgcaagtataagtgctcctcctattaatactcggtgaaccatgtaagggccttgccagttgggtgataatttcccctttgcttcataCTGACGTGGGAAGATCCGTTTTACTACCAATTGCCtcggtgtgaattgccttgacctaacctttttgttgaaagctcttgccattctattatggtagagttgaccgtgacatattgcgttcattctttttccatcaatgagtGCTATTTGTTCATACCGAGTCCGTACCCATTCTACGTCACTAAGCTCGGCTTCCTATATGATTCTTAAggaagggatttctacttcggcGAGAATAACAACTTCAGTACTGTAAACCAGTAGATAGGGAGTTTCCCCAATGGATGTACGAACTGTGGTGCGATACCCGAGTAAAGAAAATGGTAGCTTCTCATGCCAATGTTTGTAATTGTCTACCATTTTCCTTAATATCTTtctgatgttcttgttggcggcttctacgggTCCATTTATTTGCTGCTTGTATGTTGTAGAGTTCCGATGCTTGATCCATTCATGGctttcatcaaatcactgttgagattggcggcattgtgaGTAATGATTGACTCATGTACTCCAAATAGAAAAATGATGCGGCCCCGAACaaaatctgctacgaccttcttagttacagtcTTATAGGATGCGGCtttaacccattttgtgaagtagtctatagccaccagaatgaacctatgTCCATTTGAAGCTGCAGATTCAATTGgtctgatgacatccataccccaagcagAGAAGGGCCAGGGCGAACTCATTGCATTGAGTTCGATGGGCAGCACTTGTATCATATCAGCATGCATctagcattggtgacacttttgagcatatttgatgcagtatgtttccatagtcatccagaaatatcctgctcttaatatcttcttggccagaacgaaaccattcatgtggggtCCACAAGTTTTAgcatgtatttcttcgagcaatCTAGTCGCCTCCTTGGCATCGATGCATCACAAAAATCCTAAGTcaggagtccttctgtacagaattccttCGCTTTgaagaaatggttggccaatcttcgaagcgtgcGCTTCTGAGTGTGCATAGCGTGCTCTAGATATTCTCCCCTTTCCAAGTATTCCTTGATGTCGTCGAACCACAAATTTCCGTCAATCTCTTCTtta
It includes:
- the LOC138894595 gene encoding uncharacterized protein, which translates into the protein MHADMIQVLPIELNAMSSPWPFSAWGMDVIRPIESAASNGHRFILVAIDYFTKWVKAASYKTVTKKVVADFVRGRIIFLFGVHESIITHNAANLNSDLMKAMNGSSIGTLQHTSSK